The nucleotide window aacttagcaaaaagaaaacaatcgaATGTAGATAATCTGCTGAAATAAAAGTGATGTTTCACTCTGTgtctctgtatttaatttgtaGTGTCCTTGACGTAGGAGAGAGGGAGCAATAATGGGGAATGAGAGCGACATAAGGATCTGAAGAATGGGCGTGACCAAGGTCCCCCAACCCCTAGGTGGCGCTGAAGACTGTAATAACGGTTTAGATTCtgcttttatttgtaatatttatatCCCTCCAACTCTCATTCCAAAAATAGTATTGTAAACAATTATTGTATTAGTGGTTCTGGGGACAGGGAAGGCAAGCGAATGTTTACTGAGCATTCACTCTGAACCTGGGACCTATGCTAGGCAACCTCATATACATTATACGACTTAATTCTTGCAACTACTccttgaggtaggtattattattcccatttttcagatgaagaaatcaaggctGAGGCAATGCAAATCTATGGGGTAGAGCTCAGCATGCCCCATGCTCTGCTGATGACACAGGCATTAGTTAACATGTCATTTGGAAGCTGCCACATCTGGCAACTCCCCTACATTTACCTTTCCCGCTCAACGGGGTTTCCTCATGCCTGACTTATTGAAGTTCatggattttctattttgttgtacAAAGCTAATTAATAGCAACTGAATAGCAAAGGGGAAAAGGAGCTAGTCTGTGGACAGCCAGGACTTGAGGACGTGGTAAGAATATTgttggagatggggagagaagatTTGTCTCTGACTTGTAAATGGCTATCTTACCTCTATAAGACATCAAAATGAAGAACTGCCACTTGGCATGTTGTGAGTACCAGGGCATACAGTCGCTTTCTCTACAAGAATGTTATCAAAATCATCTAAAGAATTCTACCAGCTTCTCAGTGACGTATCTGTGGCTCTAAAAGGTCTGTGGACTCCCAACCAGTCACATGCAATCAGTGGCAAGGATGGGCCTGCTCACATCATCCCATGCGAGctaaaaatacctaggaaatcGGCTTCATTTCAAAAAGTAAGGATGTGCTCATCAGCACAGGGAGACAATGTGGTAGACTAAATGTTCTCCCCAAATACGTCCATGCCCTCCAATCCTTAGAAACTGTGAGTATGTtctgttacatggcaaagggacttCGCAAATGTAATTAAGTTTACAgatcttaaaatagggagattggggcttccctggtggcacagtggttgagagtcctcctgccgatgcagggggcacaggttcgtgccccagtctgggaagatcccacatgccgcggagcggctgggcccgtgagccatggccgctgagcctgcgcgtccggagcctgtgctccgcaacgggagaggccacagcagtgagaggcccgcgtagcgcaagaaaaaataataattaaaaaaaaataatagggagATTGGTTTGGATTATGCAGGTGCACCCGATCTAATCACATGAAAGCAGAGAACTCTCTCCAGCTGGAGGCAGGAGAGATGAGGCAGAAGGGGAGGTCAAAGCGATTCAAAGCTTGAGAAGGACTCAATCTGCCATGCTGGTTTGAAGATGAAAAGGACCATGAGCCAGGGAACGTGAGTAACTTCTAGAAGGTGAGAATGactcccagctgacagccagcaaggaaaagggacctcagtcctacagccaCATGGAACCAAATTcttccaacaacctgaatgagacTGGACGCCGATTTCCCCCCAGAACCTCCAGATAAAAACCCAGATcagttgacaccttgatttggcGCACAGAAGCCAGTTGGGCCCACTcagatttctgacccacagaatgtGAGATAACTAATCCgttttgttttaagctgctaacttTGTGGTGAATTCTTACGGCAGCagcagaaaactaatacagacagTGAACCAAATCCCATTAGAAGTGAGCtgtaattacaatttttttccacTGAATAAAGTAACAACATTACAGCTAATTTTGAATGAATTGAAAACTACCCATAATCCCACCATCCTAAAACAAAATAGTTTCGGTTTTTGAATCTCCTGTTCATACACAACCTGACCTGTTTACATACAACAGGAGTACGtacctgttttaaaaaatcaaggttaagggaattccctggcggtccagtggttaggactcagcgctctcactgccaagggctccaggttcgatccctggtcggggaaaaagcctgatcccgcaagccgcgtggcatagccaaaaaaaaaaaagaaaagaaaagaaaaatcaaggttAAGGTGTGCCTTACCGCATATGAAAAAGAGGTGTACAGTCATATTCCAAAAGAGTCACATTGATTCTCTTTAGGTGGTGGGATTAAAGGCAGTGTTCATTTTTCCATTTGATCTAATTTCTAATTGTTCTACAGTAAACATGGATTATTGgtataagaacaacaacaacaaggcaAATATGCATGCAAAGTGTGACTCCCTGGAGATTCCTATATCGGGAAGGAGTCAAGGGGACCTGCCATTTGACTGGCTGGGAGCAGCTCAGGATTCGCCCTCATTCCCTGAATCATCTCCGTTCTTAGGAAGATGAGCCTGCTATCCAGAGACAGACCAGGAAGGATGTCCTGAAGCCTTGAGAGTGAAGACCCTGGACAAGTGAAAGCAGAAATGAAGCACTGTCCACTTTGTTGGGACAGCTGGAGGTGAAGAGGGGGCAGGACCGTGGGGTTGGGggtgagaagggaggaagggcaggaaCAGCCCAACCCATCTGACTGGTGGATGCGAGGATCAGAGGAGAGGAGTGAGGTGGGCAGTCCTGGAAGCTTAGTGAACTCCCCGTTTTCTCTCTGGACTTCTCTGTCTGTTCAGATGGAGTAAAGTGATAGAGTAGGCACCCAAGAAGGCAGGTGGCAGAGAAGGAGAGTATATGTCCATGGCAGAATGGCAGCACCAGGCTTCCTGAGGGTATGTCCTAAGTGGCCGGGTGGGGAGGACGGGTCTTttctcatctcatctcatctcatcCATCCAACACTTGTACCCAAAGGAACTTCACAGGCATCAAACGTAATGGCCATGGGAGCCACAGCAGGGGCCGCTGTGCAGACGAAATGAGCCTTTAGAATCAGCAAGGTCattacaagaaaatgaaatgggaCTGCCtacaattaaaatgtatatttaaaactttGTACGCATAAACTttaaactttggggaaaaaaaagatcacaAAGTACCACTAAAAATAGccagtttcgggcttccctggtggcgcagtggttgggggtccgcctgccgatgcaggggacatgggttcatgccccagtccgggaggatcccacatgctgcggagcggctgggcccgtgagccatggctgctgagtctgcgcgtccggagcctgtgctctgcaacgggagaggccacaacagtgagaggcccacgtaccgcaaaaaaaaaaaaaaaagccagtttctGGTCAGGAGTTCACATGTTCAAGCTTAGTCAGGAGGACCAAGTGCTCTGGCTGCTTCCTGTCTTACGTGGCCTGCCCTGGCTGGGAATCAAGCCAGCACTGGGGGCCACCAACTCGGCCTCCTTTCCCAGGCTCTCCAGTCCTCCTCATATTTCACCTCCACTCCTGGAAGCCGAGGCAGGAGTTACCAAGGCAATCAGGTAAGGGATGGATGTGTGTAAGGGGACTGACAGGTGTGAGATACTGGTGTCTCCTACACCTCACCccactccaacacacacacactcacgcgcacacacacactcggcGCACAAGCTTCTGTACTGCAGGCCAGAACCAGACGGCCAGGGGGCCCTGCAGCCTCCCAGTGGACCGTGGGGAACCCGAGCATCCCTCAGAAGCACAGTCACCGTTAGGAAGTTCTGGTTCCAGTCCCCAAGGTCCTCGTGATGTAGGTGTTCCTTCTGGTTAGTGAGCTCCTCGGCACCTTTCCTAACGGCTGTGTCATAAGTCCCCCTCTTCCTTCAGCTAGTGTGAGCTGTAGGGTTTCTGGTGTCAGAGCCCACGCTGGTGACAACTAGGCTGGGCTGCAACATGGCCACTACGGGAAGCATTTAAGGCTTCTACACACAGAACCACAAGATCTCATTTTCAGGGATCCAAGCTAAGGAAATAGTCAAAGAGTTAGGCAAAGACGTTCTCACAGTAGTatgaacaataattttaaaaattgatataggTTTTATGAAGATAaggacttttgtctgttttgttcatggcTGGATCCCCAGAAACtggctcaataaatatatattgaatgaattaataaacctAATGCTGATCTTTGAGAGGATGGCTAAATTAGTACAGTGCATCCATTTAATGGAAGGCTAAGTAGTCActaaaatcttgttttaaataacttttcaGTGACATTGGAAACTATTGTATATCTAGTATAGAAATTTCAAGACTACATGTATATCATTTATTTCCAACGATGGAAAAGGTATGTATGCATACAAAATAATGTGTaaggaaacacacaaaaaatgtctGCAGAAAATGATCCTTAGGAAGTATGGCTATGGGTGattttgacttttcctttttttgtattttctaaattttttctcAATATACATGTATTACTTTCCTAATCAGAGAAAGTTATAGAAATGTAATTTTGCTTCACAGTAAATATTTggtcctcactttttaaaaattaattaatttttggctgtgttgggttttctttgctgCCAAAGGAAGGGGGgtactactcttcattgcagtgcacgagcttctcattgctatggcttcagtagttgtgacacgcgggctcagtagtcgtggcccgcgggctctaggcgcgcggcttcaatagttgtggcacaccagcttagttactccgcggcatgtgggcatgtgggatcttccaggaccagggatccaaccggcgtcccctgcattgtgaggcggattcttaaccactgcaacacgaGGTAAGTCCCTGGTCCTCACTTTTAAGGGTCCAGAAACTCAAGAACCAGGGACTTGTCCTCCTGGACGTGATCAACTGGAGGAACATTGCAGaaagcctgggggtggggtgtggattATACGGAAAGGCCTGTAGAAAAACTGAGAGAGGCGGTGGTGAACCAACTGTCTCTCCTGCTGTTCTGAGACGCCTCCCTCTTGAGATGCCATCTCCTTCCTCTGTCACCTGTCCCCCGTACTACTTATATTTACTACTGATGAAAACGTAAACATCACATTTGTGGAGCGTTTTAAAGCAAGTGGCGGTGGTCGGGGTTACTTTAGTCAGGCTCTAAGGAGCCCATCATTTCCTAAACAGAGGAACTGACCCTATTCGCAATATAGTTAATAAGACCAATCGCGTGAACCACGCAAGTTCAAGTGAGTAACCGCGGCTCCCCCGCTGCCTCCCCGCGCGGGCCGGAGCCCACAGGTCCCCAAGCTCCTGTCTGAAGCCCCGCCAAGAGCGTCACATTCGTCCCCACAAATCAGCAACCTGGAGAGCTCCTCTTGCCCTCGAGGTGCGGCTCATGGCCAGCACCAAGAATAACATTAGCCAGACCTCTGCCCGGCCTCAACGCTGAGCCCCACGCGGCTTCCGATGGCTGGGCTCTCGAGcccccagggctggggcccaCACAAGGCGGAAATCCCGGCTTCACCCGCCGCGTCCGAGATTCCACCCGCCAATCCCGTGCGCAGGAGGCGGGCACACGGCCTCGTCCCGGCCGAGGATTGGTCGCCCTGGAGGGGCGGGGACACTTGGGCTCCTGCGGCGCAGTCGGTGAGTGTGAATGAGGAGGGGTGGCGGGATCCGGCCCGGAAGCTGCGGGCAGCTACCGGGATTCGGGTCTGGGGCTCTGCGCCCGCTGGGCCCTCCGTTCTCCACTCTTCTTTTAGGGCACCTTTGAGCCGACTTCTGCGGCGGCCCGGCAGACGCAGAGCCTGGAACCATGAGCGTGGGCTTCATCGGCGCTGGCCAGCTGGCCTGTGCCCTGGCGCGGGGCTTCACGGCCGCAGGTAAGCGCCGGGAGGCGGGAGGCGGATGTGCGGACGGTTCCTAGCCTACCCTGTGAACCGCCCTCCACCCCACGAacgtgaatgaatgaagaaaggggAATTTGTGTCTGCTGGGGGAGAGGAAACTCCTCTTAAGCAGCAAGAGAGTCATGCCCGCATAAGGGATTGAGCGGGGAGAAGGACACTAGCAGCCGTCTCCACATTGGTCAGAACGTCGTGGGTTTTGACTCTGCTTTCCCAGGGAAAGCATGGGAACCGGGTGGGCCATGATCCCCAGTTGAAAAGCCCTGTCTTCTCCAGGCATCCTGTCGGCTCACAAGATAATAGCCAGCTCCCcggacatggacctgcccacagTGTCCGCGCTCAGGGTAGGTGGGGCAGGGGGGTAACTGGGGAAGAGGGTGAAGGCCCAGGAGAAGGATGGCCTGATGAGCTGAGCCCCTGTGCTGGTCCATGGTCGGCGCTGACCTACCCACCAGGAGCATAATCCTCCACCTTCCATGGGGCAGCTCAGGGTGGTGGGAGCACCCAGGCAGACAGACTTGGGTTCTAATCCAGATACTGGGGTGGTTAGAAGGTTAGTTGAGGTTTTATGTATGGAAAGCACCTGGCGCATAGTAGGTATCCAATAAAATACTCACTTTTCTTCATCCACTGGCTAAGTGGCCTTACGGTCCTCGGCtactctgagactcagtttcctcatttataaaatggagaccACAATAGCCACGTAGCTGAATTATTCTGAGGCATAAAAGAGCGTGTTGGGAAAGAACCTGGCAGGTTAGTTGTTCCTCTGtctaaaaaaagaatatcccAAGTCTTCACCCCAAATCTGAGCAGTGTGGGAGAGGATGTCTAATGAGGCGGGCGACAGGCAGTGTCTGTGCCTGGGATGGCTGATGTTACCAGCACTGGAGGGCCCTGTTTCTCCATATGGAGTCTTAGAGAGATGGGTATCCTCCAGCCCACCCCTGGACCACACAGAGACTGCACTCTGATGAACAAGTGTCTGGAGTTGGAATACGGCCTCGCTTCCGACCATTGGGCACTACTAGCATTTCACCTTTCCCTTTGCCACTTTCCAGCCATGGAGACTTCTTACCTGGCAGAGGGGTGCCTTGGGTTCCAGAGAAGTGGGGATGGGGGACAGCTATTTCCTGGTTGCCATGGGGAAGCTTGTCCGCATCCAGCACCTATGCTCACTTGCCCGGTAGCAACATTGGAAGACTTTGTGCCGGTGGCGGTAGGGGCAGACcctgaggggctggggcagggaattCCAGGCTTGTTGCGGGGTTCAGCTGCTCCTTGGGAGTTCCTGGGCCTAGTGAGGCTGCACACTGTGAGCCCAGTGGTCTCCTCCCGCAGAAGATGGGTGTGAACCTGACCCGGAGTAATAAGGAGACAGTGAGGCACAGTGACGTCCTGTTCCTAGCCGTGAAGCCACACATCATCCCCTTCATCCTGGACGAGATCGGGGCCGACATTCAGGCCAGGCACATTGTGGTCTCCTGCGCGGCAGGTGTCACCATCAGCTCTGTCGAGAAGGTGCCCATCTCAGCCCTGGCAGTCCTGTgtgaggggaggaggggtgggtgctAGTGGGACTGGCCACTCACTCGGCCCTCTGCCTTAACCCCAGAAGCTGATGGCCTTCCAACCGGCCCCCAAGGTGATCCGCTGCATGACCAACACGCCCGTGTTGGTGCGAGAGGGCGCGACAGTGTATGCCACGGGCACCCATGCCCTGGTGGAGGATGGGCAGCTCCTGGAGCAGCTCATGAGCAGCGTGGGCTTCTGCACTGAGGTGGAGGAGGACCTGATTGACGCCGTCACAGGGCTCAGCGGCAGCGGGCCTGCCTATGTGAGGCCCTCATATACTTACGCAGCCTTCCGGGGACCCAGGGGCGCAAGATGGGCTGGCAggcaggcctgggctgggggtaTCACCCACCTCTTGGGCAAGGCAGGCTGGTGGAGGAGGTCAACCCTTGGAGCTAGTTCCAGTCATCAGGAAAAGTAGACCCTAGGGGGTGCCCCTGAGTGCCTGCTGCCCCAGGGCTCAGTGAGTGTCTCCACAGGCGTTCATGGCCCTGGACGCGTTGGCCGACGGTGGGGTGAAGATGGGCCTGCCGAGGCGCCTGGCTGTCCGACTGGGGGCCCAGGCCTTGCTGGTCAGTATCTTCCGCCTGCGTGTTCTGGACCACAGTGTGGGGATGGGGTTCTTAGGGGTCACTGGGCCGGGGCACGGCTTGGTTGGGAAGCTGGGATAAGGATTGGGGAGGAGCAGTGGGTGTGGAGAAGCTCATCTCAAGGGGCACCAGCAGTTTTCTGCTCTAATGCTTCCCTCCTGCCCTAGGGTGCTGCCAAGATGCTGCTGGACTCAGAGCAGCATCCGGGCCAGCTCAAGGACAATGTCTGCTCCCCTGGGGGGGCCACCATCCACGCCCTGCACGTCCTAGAGAGCGGGGGCTTCCGCTCCCTGCTCATCAACGCAGTTGAGGCCTCCTGCATCCAAACACGGTgggtctctctcctcctctgcccaGGCCCTCTACTCCCTGCCAGCCCCAGTATGGGCTGCACACCATCTTGCAGAATCTGCCATCTTTGGTCCCATTACCAAtgctggagtctgtgctctgttttgttttgttttgttttgaatttattattattttttaatttattattatttttttaatttttaaaattttttaaaatttatttatttttatgtgctcTGTTAATAACCACGATTTATTAGACTTTGTTAGGTAAGGGTTTGTAGgccttcatttaattctcacacagTTCTGATAGCTGGCGTTAGCttgatttacagatgaggaagtcgAGGCTTAGAGATACAGCTCtcccaaggtcaaacagctagtaagtgatggaggCAGGATTCGACCTCAAGTCTTTGACCTCCAGTCCTGTGATTTTTCCACACTCTCTCCCCATCTGATCACAGATAACACTTAAAGCTCTACATCTATGTAGTAACCCTACTTAGTTAAATAGCACTTCTAGGAAGCTTAGGGGAgtttttggtttggggttctAAG belongs to Pseudorca crassidens isolate mPseCra1 chromosome 2, mPseCra1.hap1, whole genome shotgun sequence and includes:
- the PYCR2 gene encoding pyrroline-5-carboxylate reductase 2 isoform X6, giving the protein MAFQPAPKVIRCMTNTPVLVREGATVYATGTHALVEDGQLLEQLMSSVGFCTEVEEDLIDAVTGLSGSGPAYAFMALDALADGGVKMGLPRRLAVRLGAQALLGAAKMLLDSEQHPGQLKDNVCSPGGATIHALHVLESGGFRSLLINAVEASCIQTRELQSMADQEKISPAALKKTLLDRVKLDSRTVTSLTPSSSGKLLTRSPVPGGKRD
- the PYCR2 gene encoding pyrroline-5-carboxylate reductase 2 isoform X2 codes for the protein MSVGFIGAGQLACALARGFTAAGILSAHKIIASSPDMDLPTVSALRKMGVNLTRSNKETVRHSDVLFLAVKPHIIPFILDEIGADIQARHIVVSCAAGVTISSVEKKLMAFQPAPKVIRCMTNTPVLVREGATVYATGTHALVEDGQLLEQLMSSVGFCTEVEEDLIDAVTGLSGSGPAYAFMALDALADGGVKMGLPRRLAVRLGAQALLMLLDSEQHPGQLKDNVCSPGGATIHALHVLESGGFRSLLINAVEASCIQTRELQSMADQEKISPAALKKTLLDRVKLDSRTVTSLTPSSSGKLLTRSPVPGGKRD
- the PYCR2 gene encoding pyrroline-5-carboxylate reductase 2 isoform X4, translated to MGVNLTRSNKETVRHSDVLFLAVKPHIIPFILDEIGADIQARHIVVSCAAGVTISSVEKKLMAFQPAPKVIRCMTNTPVLVREGATVYATGTHALVEDGQLLEQLMSSVGFCTEVEEDLIDAVTGLSGSGPAYAFMALDALADGGVKMGLPRRLAVRLGAQALLGAAKMLLDSEQHPGQLKDNVCSPGGATIHALHVLESGGFRSLLINAVEASCIQTRELQSMADQEKISPAALKKTLLDRVKLDSRTVTSLTPSSSGKLLTRSPVPGGKRD
- the PYCR2 gene encoding pyrroline-5-carboxylate reductase 2 isoform X1, yielding MSVGFIGAGQLACALARGFTAAGILSAHKIIASSPDMDLPTVSALRKMGVNLTRSNKETVRHSDVLFLAVKPHIIPFILDEIGADIQARHIVVSCAAGVTISSVEKKLMAFQPAPKVIRCMTNTPVLVREGATVYATGTHALVEDGQLLEQLMSSVGFCTEVEEDLIDAVTGLSGSGPAYAFMALDALADGGVKMGLPRRLAVRLGAQALLGAAKMLLDSEQHPGQLKDNVCSPGGATIHALHVLESGGFRSLLINAVEASCIQTRELQSMADQEKISPAALKKTLLDRVKLDSRTVTSLTPSSSGKLLTRSPVPGGKRD
- the PYCR2 gene encoding pyrroline-5-carboxylate reductase 2 isoform X3 — encoded protein: MSVGFIGAGQLACALARGFTAAGILSAHKIIASSPDMDLPTVSALRKMGVNLTRSNKETVRHSDVLFLAVKPHIIPFILDEIGADIQARHIVVSCAAGVTISSVEKKLMAFQPAPKVIRCMTNTPVLVREGATVYATGTHALVEDGQLLEQLMSSVGFCTEVEEDLIDAVTGLSGSGPAYAFMALDALADGGVKMGLPRRLAVRLGAQALLGAAKMLLDSEQHPGQLKDNVCSPGGATIHALHVLESGGFRSLLINAVEASCIQTRGCRGLKGISSLLQLSCSSVVGPSTQPD
- the PYCR2 gene encoding pyrroline-5-carboxylate reductase 2 isoform X5, which translates into the protein MSVGFIGAGQLACALARGFTAAGILSAHKIIASSPDMDLPTVSALRKMGVNLTRSNKETVRHSDVLFLAVKPHIIPFILDEIGADIQARHIVVSCAAGVTISSVEKKLMAFQPAPKVIRCMTNTPVLVREGATVYATGTHALVEDGQLLEQLMSSVGFCTEVEEDLIDAVTGLSGSGPAYAFMALDALADGGVKMGLPRRLAVRLGAQALLGAAKMLLDSEQHPGQLKDNVCSPGGATIHALHVLESGGFRSLLINAVEASCIQTRAA